One Catalinimonas alkaloidigena DNA window includes the following coding sequences:
- a CDS encoding cupin domain-containing protein yields the protein MAAFPVSSTHTIAHLFHDDGIFPNNEACPLLLYQGAFGASDQPMADDMEATFADHNWRNAWRNGIYSYHHYHSTSHEVLGIAQGSAQVRLGGDKHGKTFDVKAGDVIVIPAGVAHKNLSSSSDFLVIGAYPDGRTWDMNYGRAGERPRVEQNIAQVPLPDHDPVFGEKGPLLTHWQAS from the coding sequence ATGGCAGCATTTCCTGTCTCTTCCACCCATACCATCGCGCATCTTTTTCACGACGATGGCATTTTTCCAAACAATGAAGCGTGCCCCCTGCTGCTGTACCAGGGAGCTTTCGGGGCGTCGGATCAGCCAATGGCCGACGATATGGAAGCCACGTTTGCCGATCATAACTGGCGTAACGCGTGGCGCAACGGCATCTATTCGTACCACCATTACCACAGCACATCGCACGAAGTGTTGGGCATCGCGCAGGGATCGGCGCAGGTGCGGCTGGGCGGCGATAAGCACGGCAAGACCTTCGACGTAAAGGCGGGCGACGTGATCGTCATTCCGGCGGGCGTAGCGCACAAAAACCTGAGCAGCAGCAGCGACTTCCTGGTCATCGGAGCCTATCCTGACGGCCGTACCTGGGACATGAACTACGGTCGGGCAGGCGAGCGCCCCCGCGTCGAGCAGAACATCGCGCAGGTACCTTTGCCGGACCACGATCCGGTTTTTGGGGAGAAGGGACCTCTATTGACCCACTGGCAGGCTTCTTAG